The Microcebus murinus isolate Inina chromosome 4, M.murinus_Inina_mat1.0, whole genome shotgun sequence genome has a segment encoding these proteins:
- the DCUN1D5 gene encoding DCN1-like protein 5 isoform X2, with protein sequence MCDCTEKLQNKFDFLRSQLNDISSFKNIYRYAFDFARDKDQRSLDIDTAKSMLALLLGRTWPLFSVFYQYLEQSKYRVMNKDQWYNVLEFSRTVHADLSNYDEDGAWPVLLDEFVEWQKVRQTS encoded by the exons gtGTGACTGCACAGAAAAGTTACAGAACAAATTTGACTTTTTGCGCTCACAGTTGAATGATATTTCATCgtttaaaaatatctacagaTATGCCTTTGATTTTGCAAGG GATAAAGATCAAAGAAGCCTTGATATTGATACTGCTAAATCTATGTTAGCTCTTCTGCTTGGGAGGACATGGCCACTGTTTTCAGTATTTTACCAGTACCTGgag CAATCGAAGTATCGTGTTATGAACAAAGATCAGTGGTACAATGTATTAGAATTTAGCAGAACAGTTCATGCCGATCTTAGTAACTACGATGAAGATGGTGCTT gGCCTGTTCTTCTTGATGAATTTGTTGAGTGGCAAAAAGTCCGTCAAACATCATAG